The proteins below come from a single Halomonas binhaiensis genomic window:
- a CDS encoding ABC transporter substrate-binding protein, translating into MSTPKNPFAFGMVASVLAATLALGAGVAMAADGPLRGNVRVVIGSSSTGGDTYQNSSIVVDKLADKLGVRMKVDAVGVSAAYRALDRDPRGNTLMIFHDQSYLGHLYGVEGYKDPFENYTVGPTIAINPGNAYLVPKDSPYQTLDDIIEAVGNGTTVRVAIQPGGVSEIGYTALKNAIRIEHPGKEDNLVAVNTGSQADKNQLLFDDQADLINGSVQANEQYTRLPEDDQKAMRFVWLTARHDTIQQAPESGLGETDRETLLQYVEPNVSVTMGDEDFTFDKEFFFLYNKDMDPAIVEQIDATLEEIYAEGEIQEEQKKSFFIPDFMPSDEAQAHLKEKASRYEDIIDSLKK; encoded by the coding sequence ATGAGCACGCCCAAGAATCCTTTTGCATTTGGCATGGTCGCATCTGTACTTGCTGCAACACTGGCCCTGGGGGCTGGTGTTGCCATGGCGGCAGATGGTCCTCTGCGCGGTAATGTACGTGTCGTGATCGGCTCCAGCTCCACTGGCGGCGATACCTACCAGAATTCTTCCATCGTGGTGGACAAGCTGGCCGACAAGCTGGGGGTTCGCATGAAGGTCGATGCGGTAGGGGTGAGTGCCGCCTATCGTGCGCTGGATCGTGATCCGCGTGGCAATACCCTGATGATCTTCCATGATCAGTCCTACCTCGGCCACCTCTACGGCGTGGAAGGTTACAAGGATCCCTTCGAGAACTATACCGTCGGTCCGACCATTGCCATCAACCCAGGCAATGCCTATCTGGTTCCCAAGGACTCTCCCTACCAGACGCTCGATGACATCATCGAGGCAGTCGGCAATGGCACAACAGTTCGAGTCGCGATCCAACCGGGCGGTGTCTCGGAAATCGGCTATACCGCACTCAAGAATGCCATTCGCATTGAGCATCCCGGCAAGGAAGACAACCTGGTGGCGGTCAATACCGGTTCTCAGGCGGACAAGAACCAGCTGCTGTTCGATGACCAGGCCGATCTGATCAATGGTTCCGTGCAGGCCAACGAGCAATACACACGCTTGCCGGAGGACGATCAGAAGGCCATGCGCTTCGTCTGGTTGACGGCCCGGCACGACACTATCCAGCAGGCACCGGAAAGCGGCCTCGGCGAAACCGACCGCGAGACTCTGCTGCAGTATGTGGAACCCAATGTCAGCGTGACCATGGGAGATGAAGACTTCACCTTCGATAAGGAGTTCTTCTTCCTCTACAACAAGGACATGGATCCAGCGATTGTCGAGCAGATCGACGCCACGCTGGAAGAGATCTATGCCGAAGGGGAAATCCAGGAAGAACAGAAGAAATCCTTCTTCATCCCGGACTTCATGCCTTCAGATGAGGCCCAGGCCCATCTCAAGGAAAAGGCGTCTCGCTACGAAGACATCATCGACAGCCTCAAAAAGTAA
- a CDS encoding tripartite tricarboxylate transporter TctB family protein, whose amino-acid sequence MESVQSSLFNVSIDFGTSHLFFPHIIHWILAILFAFILVLKVLPFLAAVRRGERTLPIIGEPMHVSMFIGTLVLIAAYFYLMGVIGELFPYTGLGFLFTSIVFVFLMSLMFMGRKSRRKVITALINAIVAPTLAWFILGKLFYITLP is encoded by the coding sequence ATGGAATCCGTGCAGTCTTCCTTGTTCAACGTCTCGATTGATTTCGGGACCTCGCACTTGTTCTTTCCGCACATCATCCACTGGATTCTGGCGATTCTGTTTGCCTTCATCCTGGTGCTGAAAGTCCTGCCTTTCCTTGCCGCGGTCAGGCGTGGAGAGCGTACGCTTCCCATCATCGGGGAGCCGATGCATGTCAGCATGTTCATCGGAACGCTGGTTCTGATAGCGGCATATTTCTATCTGATGGGAGTGATCGGTGAGCTGTTTCCGTACACCGGGCTTGGTTTCCTGTTCACCTCCATTGTCTTTGTATTCCTCATGTCGTTGATGTTCATGGGCAGAAAATCCAGGCGCAAGGTCATCACTGCTCTGATCAATGCCATCGTCGCGCCCACTCTGGCCTGGTTCATTCTGGGCAAGCTGTTCTACATCACCTTGCCCTGA
- the kdgD gene encoding 5-dehydro-4-deoxyglucarate dehydratase, translated as MSFTREQVKQAIGDGLLSFPVTDFDDQGRFDADSYRARLEWFISHDISAVFVAGGTGEFFSLSVDDFREVVRLAVKTVAGKIPVIASAGLSVATASTFAQIAEEEGADGILLMPPYLTECPQDGLVEYARQICDSTSVSVIYYNRGNGVMNARSVQRLADACPNLIGLKDGKGDMQALNRIIKSVGERLSYVGGVPTAEIMAEAYLAVGVNTYSSAVFNFVPDMAVTFYKALRAGDSDTVRKISREFFLPFVDLRDNKSGYAVSLIKEGTKLIGRPSGSVRAPLEMPDAEESARLAQLIERARSF; from the coding sequence GTGAGTTTTACACGCGAACAAGTCAAACAGGCCATTGGCGATGGGTTGCTGTCATTTCCGGTGACAGATTTCGATGATCAGGGTCGCTTTGACGCTGACAGCTATCGTGCGCGCCTGGAGTGGTTCATCAGCCACGACATTTCCGCCGTGTTCGTTGCGGGGGGGACAGGGGAGTTCTTTAGCCTGTCTGTCGACGACTTCCGGGAAGTGGTGCGTCTGGCCGTGAAGACTGTCGCCGGCAAGATTCCGGTGATTGCCAGCGCCGGCCTTAGCGTGGCCACCGCTTCCACCTTTGCCCAAATTGCCGAGGAAGAGGGCGCCGACGGCATTCTGTTGATGCCCCCTTATCTGACCGAGTGTCCTCAGGATGGCCTGGTCGAGTATGCCCGTCAGATCTGTGATTCCACTTCTGTCAGCGTGATCTATTACAACCGTGGCAATGGCGTGATGAATGCACGCTCCGTGCAGCGCTTGGCCGATGCCTGTCCGAACCTGATTGGTCTCAAGGATGGCAAGGGCGATATGCAGGCCCTGAACCGTATCATCAAGTCCGTTGGTGAGCGGCTCAGCTATGTCGGAGGGGTACCCACGGCAGAGATCATGGCAGAAGCCTATCTCGCGGTGGGTGTGAATACCTACTCATCCGCTGTCTTCAACTTCGTGCCTGACATGGCGGTAACGTTCTACAAGGCACTGCGTGCAGGAGACTCTGACACGGTGCGCAAGATTTCCCGTGAGTTCTTCCTGCCCTTTGTCGATCTGCGTGACAACAAGTCCGGCTATGCCGTGAGTCTGATCAAGGAAGGCACCAAGCTGATTGGCCGTCCTTCCGGTAGCGTACGCGCCCCGTTGGAGATGCCGGATGCCGAGGAAAGTGCCCGCCTTGCGCAGTTGATCGAGCGTGCCAGGAGCTTCTGA
- a CDS encoding tripartite tricarboxylate transporter permease, with the protein MDILASLDFSFFLLAALGTLVGIIFGAIPGMTATMAVAVCLPLTYALGLEHGLALLLGLYVGGISGGMVPAVLLNIPGTPSSITTTFDGYPMAQKGEGERALKVCIVASLVGGLISAVVLFLFAPMLADFSIKFSYVEKFLIILLALTVIASLSSNMLVGVFSGVIGVWLSLIGTYSLSDGGNGKTRLMFDFLEPYLVDGFALLPVLIGIFGISTILLEAEKGVKGGLSGKSLKIGKEGHFSLGLFKGRLTNLVRSSFIGTFVGMLPGVGGSAASVLAYTQEKNLAKDSSQMGKGAPQGLIASESANNALTGGALIPLLSLGIPGDSTTAVLIGAFTLQGIQVGPLFIPENSTTWYIMMVALVFANFVMFFLMFFAIKHIAKVVLVPKYILYPLIVMMCVVGAYAINYGIMFDVWTLLIFGVVGYLVQKIGLEVAPLIIGFILGGSAEVYFVKSLESFGTYSIFFTKSPIAMVLWGLIAASVIFAIVMECKKRAQHRLEAAQ; encoded by the coding sequence ATGGATATTCTGGCTTCACTCGATTTTTCCTTCTTCCTGCTGGCGGCCCTGGGGACCCTGGTCGGTATCATCTTCGGTGCCATCCCCGGCATGACCGCGACCATGGCGGTGGCCGTCTGCCTGCCGCTGACCTATGCCCTGGGGCTGGAGCATGGTCTGGCATTACTGCTGGGCCTCTATGTCGGCGGGATTTCCGGAGGCATGGTGCCTGCCGTGCTGCTCAATATTCCCGGGACGCCTTCCTCGATCACCACCACCTTCGATGGTTATCCCATGGCCCAGAAGGGGGAAGGTGAGAGAGCGCTGAAAGTCTGCATCGTGGCGTCCCTGGTGGGGGGCTTGATCAGTGCGGTGGTGCTGTTCCTGTTTGCCCCCATGCTGGCGGACTTTTCGATCAAGTTCTCCTACGTGGAAAAGTTCCTGATTATCCTGCTGGCGCTGACGGTCATTGCTTCACTGTCGAGCAACATGCTGGTCGGTGTGTTCAGCGGGGTGATTGGTGTCTGGCTGAGCCTGATCGGTACCTACAGCCTGTCTGACGGGGGCAACGGCAAGACCCGCCTGATGTTCGATTTCCTCGAGCCCTATCTGGTCGATGGCTTTGCTCTGTTGCCGGTACTGATCGGGATCTTTGGTATTTCCACCATTCTGCTGGAGGCGGAAAAGGGCGTGAAAGGGGGGCTTTCCGGCAAATCCCTGAAGATTGGCAAGGAAGGCCATTTTTCTCTGGGACTGTTCAAGGGACGCTTGACCAACCTGGTGCGCTCATCCTTCATCGGCACCTTTGTTGGCATGTTGCCTGGAGTCGGTGGCAGTGCCGCCTCAGTTCTGGCCTATACCCAGGAAAAGAACCTGGCCAAGGACTCCAGCCAGATGGGCAAGGGGGCGCCGCAAGGTCTGATTGCTTCCGAGTCAGCCAACAATGCGCTGACCGGTGGGGCACTGATTCCACTGCTTTCCCTGGGAATTCCCGGCGATTCCACCACCGCGGTACTGATCGGAGCCTTCACGCTACAGGGAATTCAAGTCGGCCCGCTGTTCATTCCGGAAAACTCCACGACCTGGTACATCATGATGGTGGCGCTGGTGTTCGCCAACTTCGTGATGTTCTTCCTGATGTTCTTTGCCATCAAACACATTGCCAAGGTGGTGCTGGTACCCAAGTACATTCTCTATCCCCTCATCGTAATGATGTGTGTGGTCGGCGCCTACGCCATCAACTACGGCATCATGTTTGATGTCTGGACCCTGCTGATCTTTGGCGTGGTCGGGTATCTGGTGCAGAAGATAGGCCTTGAAGTCGCCCCCTTGATCATCGGCTTCATCCTGGGCGGCTCGGCGGAGGTCTACTTCGTCAAGAGCCTGGAATCCTTCGGCACCTATAGCATCTTCTTTACCAAGAGCCCCATTGCCATGGTGTTGTGGGGATTGATTGCCGCATCCGTGATCTTTGCCATCGTGATGGAATGCAAGAAGCGGGCACAGCATCGCCTGGAGGCAGCTCAGTGA